The DNA region CTGAAGTGGGCGGCGCTGGGGGTGTATTTGTTTCTCTCGGCGTTTTTCTGGGCCTCGGGGCCGGCGCCCTTGCGCGGTATTTTTTACCTGTTCCTGCTCCTGCCTTTCCTGGCGGTATTGCCGTGGCGGCGCTGGCGCCTGGATGAGTACGGTGGTTATTTCACCTTGTCTGCCCTGGTGTTTGCCGCTTACTCAGTTGCTGCATCGCTCTGGGGACGGCCGGAGGATATTGGCTTTTTCCTGAAGCAGTGGGTATTCCTGGCGTTTTGGCTGTGCGGTATTGCCTGGCTGTTTTATCACCGCCCTGTGGATTTACAGCGGCTGTATTCCGTTGTGATAGCGGTGGGGGTGGTTTGCGCGCTGGTTACCGTGTATGGGTTTTTCATGGGGGCCAACAGCGATCCTGAGGGGCGTTTATCCGGCTTCGGGCTCGCGGAGAACTCGACGGTAGTGGCGCAGATTTTCGGTGTGGCTGCGCTCCTGGCCTATATCAAATCCCTGCAGGCAGACAGTGCAAAACTGTCCTGGCTGTTTTTGGGCGCAGCGCTGGTGTGTGCATGGGTTATCCTGCTCTCCGGCAGTCGCGGTGCGGCCCTGGCACTGGTGCTGGTTGCGCTGGCGGCCCTGGTGATTATCCGCCCACGCCCATCCATCTGGGTACCCCAGGTCATCCTCGGCGGACTGGTGTTGGGTGCGGCTATCCTCTCTGTGGGCGTGGCTACGCTGTTGGAGGTGCGTGTAACCGCCTTTTCCCTGCGCGATGTGATTTGGCGCGAGTTGTTGCAGCGTGTCCCTGGGCATCTCCTGTTTGGTATCGGCTATTACGAGGACTCCCGCATCCTGATTGCCGATGTGGGTGTCTTCCATCATGCGCACAATTCCTGGCTGGACATCCTCTACTACGGCGGCGCCCTGGGACTGCTGCTCGCCCTTTGGCATGGTGTATTGCTGGCGCGCACCTTTAGTTGCGACCGCGACCTGCTCCCGCTCTACCTGTGGTGGGTTTATGGCTGCCTGTGTTTGTTGACTAATGGCTCCAGCCTGTTAACCCGTCCGGATGCGCAGTGGCTTATGTATTGGGTTCCCGCCGGATTATTGGCCGCTGTGGTAATGAGTCGTCGTCGATGCCCGCACCCATAAAAATCATGATCCTGCAAACCCGGCATATCGAGAGTATTTCCTACCTCACTGCCGGGCTGGTCAGCGCCTTTCCTGCCGGGCAGTACCAGGTCACCCTGGTCTACCTGGAAGACGGCGCAGCGACGCCTGAAGATCGCCTGGCGCACCAGTGTGTATTCCTCGGGTTGGATAAAACCGACTACAAAGGCCTGCGCCTGAAGGCCATGGGCAAACTGCGGCCTTTCCTGCAACAGCACCACTTTGATGTGATCATTGCCAACATGTACAAACCGATCCATTTGCTTATGCAATTGCGCCGGTTTGTCTCTGCGCCGGTGTGTATTGGCATCATCCATGCCTTTGGGGAATTCGATCGCCTGGGGCGTCGCCTGATGATGCGCTGGTGGCTGGATAAACGCTGGCACCTGGTCGGTGTCTCCGAACCGGTACGCCAGTATCTGATCAACGCTGGCGCAGGAGTGCATCCCGGCAATAGCGCGGCGATCAACAATGCGGTGGATGTAGCTGCCATCCAGCATGCTGTCCTGGGGCGTGTCGAGGCGCGCGAGCGGCTTGGGTTACCTGTGGACGGGCGGGTGTTCGGTACCATTGGTCGCTGTGTCAAAGGCAAGCGGCACCTGGAATTAATACAGGCGTTTGAGCGCTTCAGCAGCGCGCGGAATAATGTGTTTTTAGCCATCATCGGCGCCGGCGAACTCTTGCCATCGCTAGAGCAGTATGTGCGCGAGCGCGACTTGGGTAACAAGGTGTTCCTGTGCGGTTATATCCCCCGGGCAGCAGGGCTGGTGCGTGCACTGGATGTCTTTGTGTTTCCCTCGGAGTCCGAAGGATTTGGCCTGGCACTGCTGGAAGCGATGGCCGCCGGTGTACCTGCCATCGTTAACCGGGTTGAACCCCTGGCCAGCATAGTGGCGGAGTGCGGCTATAGTGTGGACTGCGCCAATACCGACACGCTGGTACAGGCCATGGATGACTGTTATCGACAGTCGCCGGGCGAACTCAGCGCCTTGGGCGAGGCCCATTATGAGCGCGTGCGTACACACTATGACATTGCCGGATTCCGCCAGGCGTATCGGGCCTTGGTAGAACGCCTGCTGCGAGGTGTATAACCCTGTGCCCGGTCTTGCTATTCAACCCCTCCGGGACAATATGCCCGGTTCGTTTTACCTCGGCATGGATGATCGATTTCCCAATCCAATAAAGGCATTTTATGGCAAGTAAAAACACTTCACTGCGTCCGCAGGCAGAAACGTCCGCCTGGAATATTTACGGCCGCCTGCTGCGCTACCTCAAACCCTACGTATTTTGGTTTTGCCTCAGTGTGGTGGGTTATATCGTTTATGCCTGCGCTAACGTGATGTATTCCCACGTGATGGAAAAGCTGGTGGCAGCCATCGAATCGGATGATGCTGCGGCGCGCTGGTGGGTGCCCACGCAAATTGTGATCGCCACCTTGCTGCGCGGTGCCGGTATGTTTGTGGGTGGCTACTTTATGGCTAAGGTGGCGTTTAATGTGGTCAATGACCTGCGCGTGCAAGTCTTTAACCATATGACCCATTTACCGGTGAGTGCATTCGATGCCCGTCCCAGTGGCCATATGATTTCATTGATTACCTACAACATTAACGGTGTCACCGTTGCCGCGACCGATGCACTCAAAAAAGGTATTCGCGAAGGTGCTACGGTGATTGGTTTGCTGGCCTGGTTGTTTTACCTCGATTGGAAACTCACCCTGATGTTCTTGTCCGTGGCGCCCATCATGGGGTTGCTGGTCACCAAGGTGGCCAAGCGCCTGCGTCGCCTGAGCAGCAAGGTACAGGATTCTGTGGGGGATATTACCCAGGTATCCAGCGAAATGATCAACGGCTACAAAGTCATGCGCACCTTCGGCGGTGAAGCCTATGAACAGCAGCGCTTCACCCAGGCGAGCAAGAAAAATTACGCACAGAATATGAAAATCGTGATCACCAGTGCCGCCAATGCACCGGTCATGCATTTGTTGATTGCCGTGTCGATGAGCCTGCTGATTTATGCAGCCCTGAGCTTTATGCAATTGGAAAGTACGGCGGCATTTATCGGATATATCACTGCGGTTGGTTTGATCGTGACACCTATCCGGCAATTGGGTGAAGTCGCGCCCATGATCCTTAAGGGGGTTGCGGCGGCCGATAGTGTGTTCACCCTTTTGGATGAGGCGCCTGAGGCTGATACAGGAACCCGCACCCTGGGCAGGGTAAAAGGAGAGGTTGAATTCCGCGATGTCAGTTTTCGCTATCCCAGCCAGGAGCGAGCGGCGTTATCGCATTTCAATTTGCGCGTCGAGCCCGGCAAGGTTGTTGCACTGGTGGGCAAGTCGGGTAGTGGGAAATCGACATTGGTGAATTTATTACCGCGTTTTTATGATCCCCGTTCAGGTGACATTTTGCTGGATAGTGTTTCAATTCGCGAATTGCGCCTGGCTAACCTGCGTGAGCAGATTGCACTGGTTAACCAACAGGTCGTACTGTTCGAAGGCAGCGTGGCTGACAATATCGCTTATGGTCGTCGCGAACATGTCAGCGCTGAGCAAATTAAACAGGCTGCCGATTTGGCATTCGTTACAGAATTCGTACAGAATTTACCGCAGGGGTTCGATACGCTCATTGGTGAAGGTGGTGCGCGTTTATCCGGCGGCCAACGCCAGCGGATTGCGATAGCCCGCGCCATTTTGAAAGATGCACCGATTTTAATTCTCGATGAAGCGACCTCTGCGCTGGATAATGAATCCGAGCATATGATCCAGGCGGCACTGGAGTCGGTGATGAAAGGCCGCACCACCTTTGTGGTAGCCCATCGCCTATCCACGATTGAGCGCGCGGATTTGATTGTGGTGATGGCCGACGGGGAAATTGTTGAACAGGGGACGCACCAGGCGTTACTGGCATTGAATGGCCATTACGCCCGGTTGCACTCCCGCCAGTTTGACGACGACAGCGAGCGTTAATCTGTCTTTTTTGTGAATGTGTTATTTCAATGGATGTTGAGCGAGTAGCAAGCTTATGCAATTGAGTATGCCTTATTTCGAACAGGCCAAAGTGTTGGTCGTCGGCGATGTGATGCTGGATCGTTACTGGCATGGCGCCAGCTCGCGCATATCGCCGGAGGCTCCGGTGCCTGTTGTCAATATATCCCAGACAGAAGATCGCCCTGGCGGAGCGGCCAACGTGGCACTCAACCTGGCGGCATTGGGATGCCAGGTTACCCTGCTGGGGGTCATTGGCTTGGACGAAGCCGGTATGGTGCTTGAGCAGCGACTCCAGTCGACCGCTATTGTCACTGATTTCCATCGTTCGCTGTCCAAACCCACCATTACCAAATTGCGTGTCATTAGCCGCCACCAGCAGTTGCTGCGTATGGATTTTGAGGATCGTTATACCTGGGAGGATTCCTGTGCCCTGGCGGCCAGGGTGGAGTCCCATCTCGATGGTGTGGATGTCCTGATCCTGTCTGATTACGCCAAGGGCAGCCTGCAGGACTGCCAGGCATTAATCCAAAAAGCCCGCAGCCATAATATCCCGGTACTGGTCGATCCCAAATCCAGCAATTACCAGCGCTACCAACAAGCCACTTTGCTCACGCCCAATTTGCACGAATTTGAGCAAGTCGTAGGTAACTGTCGCTCTGAGCGCGAATTGCTCGACAAAGCCAGGGAGATGATTGACAGTTTGCAGTTGAACGCTCTGCTGATCACCCGGGGCGAGCAGGGCATGACGTTGATTCGCCCCGGACACAGCGAATTGCATTTACCGGCACGGGCTCGTGAAGTCTTTGACGTAACGGGAGCTGGCGATACGGTGATTGCAGCCCTGTCCGGCGCCCTGGCTGCCGGTGAGACTTTGCCCGAATCTGTAGCCATCGCTAATCTGGCGGCGGGTATTGTGGTGGGTAAATTGGGCACGGCGACAGTGAGTGCACCTGAGCTGCGTTGGGCGATCTATGCCGAGCAGGGCTTTGAATGCGGTGTGGTCACAGAGGAGCAGTTGCTCCTGGCGCTGGCCGATGTACGCGCCAATGGCGAGAAAATTGTGTTCACCAATGGTTGTTTCGACATTATCCATGCCGGCCATGTCGGCTATCTGGAAGAAGCGCGCAAACTGGGCCATCGCCTGGTTGTCGCTGTTAATAGCGATGCGTCAGTAAAACGCCTCAAGGGGGACGGTCGCCCGATTAATACCCTGGATCGTCGTATGGCTGTGTTGGCGGGATTGGAGGCAGTGGATTGGGTTATCGGGTTTGATGAAGATACCCCCGAGCGTCTGATCGATACCCTGAAGCCGGATATTTTGGTCAAGGGGGGCGACTATCGTGAGGATCAGGTTGTCGGTGCCCCGATCGTCAAGACTTACGGTGGCCAGGTGAAGGTATTGAGCTTTTTCGATAATTGCTCAACCACATCGATTGTTAACAAAATCCGCAAAAACGCCCTGTTTAATTGAACAGCTGCGTTTTTATTTTGCCCTCCGTGTTGTTCCCGGCTCAGCTAGACTTCGTAATAATGTCCAAGATTTGATACTAATCCAGCGACAGGTGCTTGCCGTGAACAACCGCTTTAATCCCGCCTCCCGATTCACCCACTCCAGTGTTGCTCCACGTGAGGGACTGGTGGATTTTGTGATCAATTATCGCACTTACATTGACCGAATCATGTTGTGGTTGACCCTGGGGGCCTGGTTGATGTCGCTGCTTTATGCAACACAGCACAATACCTGGGGCCTGGCGCTTGTACTCGGTGGCGTGCTCACCGGCATCAATTGGGTTGCGATTGATGTGGTGCGCCATCCGCGTATTACGCCCTGTGTGATAGGCGTGGTCTACATGGTGTTTGTCAGCCTGCATGTACACCAGCTCAAGGGTATGATCGAGGCGCATTTCGGTTACTTTGTGTTTCTGGCCGCGCTCTTTACCTATCTCGATTGGCGCCCTCTCGTCTGGGCGGCACTGACCGCGGCGGTTTTGCACATCGCTATCCATATGATGCAGCACGCCGGTATACCTATTTATTTCCCGACCATGCGCACTCCTGGGGCATAGTGGCGATGCACGCGTTTTATGTGGTGATTGAAACCGCCGTGCTGATTGTGCTGGTAAAGCTGGCGAGTCGCCTGCTGGTTGTCGCCCAGGAAGTGGTCAATGTAACGGAAACGATGATTGGTGACAGCCGGTATATCGACCTGAATATTCGCGCGCTGGCCAGGCACAATGCCATTCTCGACCATTTCAACTGGCTGTTGGACAGCATTGCCTCCGCCCTGAAATCTGCATTGGGCGCCCAGTCCGAGGCGGATAAAAACCTGGAGGTCCTGTCAGGTAACAGCCGTCAACTGGTTGCTATTGCCGATGAATCCCATCAGGCGGCCGAGTCGATTCGTGTTGCCATGGACAATATGCACGACTCTTTTGTGGCAGTGGCCGAGCAAATCCAGCGCGCTGCCGGCCTGGCGGAAGATACCGCCCGCGCGCAGGAAGAGGGTAAGGTAGCGGTGCGCCATTCGCGTGAAGGTATTGCCGAGCTGTCGCATCTGTTGGGTGATACCGCCAATGCTATCGATACCCTTGCCGGGACTGCGAGGCGATCACCAGTACCCTGGCAGAGATCCAGGGAATTGCCGAGCAAACCAACTTGTTGGCGCTCAATGCGGCAATCGAGGCGGCGCGCGCCGGTGAGCAGGGGCGGGGGTTTGCCGTGGTTGCAGATGAAGTGCGCGCTCTTGCCCGTCGCACCCAGCTATCGACAGAGAATATCAAGCAGATAGTTGACCGGCTGGTTGCCGGTTCGACCCAATCTGTAGCCGCCATGGGCCATAGCCGCGTCCGGGTCGAAGAAAACGTAGCCAAGTCGGCCAGTGTTGAACAGACCTTTGATCGTATTGCTGCCGCCATCCGGGAAATTAACCAGATCACCGGGCAGATCGCCTCTGCCACCGAGGAGCAGACCCGAACTTCGGAGTCCATTACCCGCCAGACGGCACAACTTAATGATTTCAACCGCGAAACTAGCCTGATTGTTAACCAGAACCGCGAGCGGCTCGGACATCTTGAAGCAGCGTTTGGCGATCTGCAACGGGCGTTGACGCGTTTCCGCGAGGGCTAGGCGCCGATTCCCGAAACCTTACCGGCGCCATAACCGCCGTTAATCAGGCCGCCAATTCCAGAATCTCCCGCGATGCCTCGGGCGTAATCAACCCATGCTCGCCCAAGGCGATCAATTGATGTTTGACCAACATATCCACCAGTTTTGGAATGGACTCCCGGCCAACGCCATAACCCTGCAGCCTGGTCGGTGTTCCCATGGCTTCGAAGAACTGGCGTGTCTGCGCAATCGCGGCATCAATCAGGGCATCCTCATCGCTCAAGTCGAGTCCCCAGACACGGCGTCCGTATTGCAGCAACTTATCCCGTTTTGGTCCACGCTGGTGCTGCATCACCGCCGGTAGCACTACGGCCAGGGTTTGGGCGTGATCCAGTCCGTGCATGGCAGTCAGCTCATGGCCGATCATATGGGTCGCCCAGTCTTGCGGAACACCGACGCCAATCAAACCATTTAATGCCATGGTGGCTGCCCACATCACGTTGGCGCGGATGTTGTAATTGGTCGGCTCCTCGAGTGCGCGCGGGCCTTCCTCAATCAGGGTCATTAGCAGCCCTTCGGCGAAGCGATCCTGAACCTTGGCGTCCACGGGATAGGTCAGGTACTGCTCCATGATATGGACAAAGGCATCGACCACGCCGTTGGCAATCTGGCGCGGTGGCAAACTGTAGGTGGTGGTGGGGTCAAGGATGGCGAACTGCGGATAAACCAGTGGACTGCCAAAGGAAAGCTTTTCCTGGGTAGCCGCTTTGGTGACAACCGAATTGCCGTTGCTTTCGGTGCCGGTCGCCGGCAGCGTCAATACACAGCCTATCGGTAAGGCGCTATGGAAGGGGGCATGTTTCGCCAGGATATCCCAGGGCTCGCCGTCAAAATTAACCGCGGCGGCAATCAATTTTGTTCCGTCGATGACACTGCCGCCACCGACAGGGAGCAAGAAATCAATCTTCTCCTGTTTGACCAGGTCAACGGCTTTCATCAGGGTTTCATAGTGTGGATTGGGCTCGATGCCGCTGAACTCAAACCAGGTTTTGCCTGTTAACGCATTGACAACCTGGTCATAGACACCGTTTTTTTTGATGGAGCCGCCGCCGTAGGTAAGCAGCACCCTGGCATGGGTGGGAATAAGATCGGCCAGGGCCTGGATTTGGCCTTCGCCGAACAGGATTTTAGTCGGGTTGGAAAACATAAAGTTTTGCATCAGTTACCTCCAGTAATGTCGACTCGCTGGTGCCGATCGTATCGGCAGAGTGTGGCAGGGTGAAGCTACGCAAGATTGGGGGGATACCGGAATCAGGCGTTATTGACTGTGGAAACCACTCGGCGGATCAGAATGTTGTTCCCCTCGATCCGACATGGAATAGCTGTCAGTTTTTGTCCGGCGCAGGGTCCGGAAACACACTGGCCGGAATCTATAACAAACAGTGCCGCATGGTTGGCGCATTGGATCATGCTGCCGCTGGGATCAAGAAATTGATGTTCGACCCATTCCAGGGGAATTCCCAGGTGTGGACACTGGTTGTTGTAGATAAATACCCTATCGCCTGCGGAGGAGCGAACCGCAAACAGGCGCTGCTCGCTAAAACCTCTGCACCCCCCTGCCGGAATATCGGCCAGGGCGCAGAGGACGGTAAATTCTTCGCTCATGAACTGTGCTGGCGCGGTGCGGCAAGGCGCAGGCTGCGTGTGATCAGTTTGCCGCTGCGCACCACACTCACATTGACCTGGTCACCGGGTTTGTATTTTTCCAGCGCGCTGAGCAACTGGTCGTCATTGGTGGTTGGTGTATCGCCGATAGCCACAATCACATCCCCCAGGGTGATCTGCCCCCAGGCATTGCGTTTCGCCCCCTCAAGGCCGGCAGCGGCGGCGGGTGAGTTGGGCTCCACACGCAATATGGGGACACCTTCAACACCAATCTGACGCGCCCATTGTTCAGGCGCCACTGCAATACCCAACACCGGGCGTACCAGGCGGCCGTGTTTGATCAACTCGGGCACAACCTCCTTGACGGTATTGACCGGGATGGCAAAGCCAATGCCGGCACTGGCACCGCTGGGACTGTAGATCATGGTGTTAACGCCGATCAGTTCCCCTTGCGAATTAAGCAGGGGGCCGCCGGAGTTCCCGGGGTTGATGGCCGCATCGGTTTGGATCACGTTGGTAATTTTGCGCTGGTTGGGCGAGGTAATTTCCCGCCCCAGGGCGCTGACGACCCCGGTAGTCAAGGTGGCATCCAGGCCAAAAGGGTTGCCAATCGCCAGCACTTTGCGGCCAACACGCAGGTTGGCAGAATCCCCCAGCGGGAGTGGTTTGAGCCTGTCTTCCGGGGCTTTGATGCGCAATACCGCAATATCGCGTTCCGGCGCCAGGCCCACGACCTCAGCGGGCCAGTTGGATTGGTCCTGCAGGGTAATGGTGATCTGGCGCGCGCCTTCGACAACGTGGAAGTTGGTCACTATATAGCCCTTGCTATCCCAGACAAATCCGGTGCCTGAGCCGCGTGGCACCGTAATCAGGTCGAAGGAATAGGGATCGCGGGCCAACTGTTGGTTAGTCACAAACACAACGCTGGGGCGCGCGGTTTCGAACACCTCCATGCTGTTGCGTTCGTCGTCGGTAGAGAAGGCCTGAACACTGGCGCTCAGGGCACTGGCGCCAGTCAGGAAGGTTAATACTAGCCAGCGCCAGAGCGTCATCAGGTGACTCCTTGCCATTCCGTCGGTTCGATTAACCGTGAGCGCTGTCGCGCAGTGCCTGGATACGTGCTTCCAGGGGCGGGTGACTGGCAAACAGGTTGCGAACGCCGCCGCTGATACCAAAGGCGCGCATGCTGCTGGGCAGAGGGCTTTCCACACCCGCGCTCATTTCCGCCTGCAGGCGTTGCAGAGCGCGGATCATGGCACCGCGGTCGGCCAGGGTGGCACCGGCAGCATCAGCGCGGTATTCGCGATAGCGTGAGAAGGCCGCCACAATCATGGACGCAAGGATGCCCAATACCAGCTCGGCGACGATGGTGGTGATAAAAAAGGCGATACCGCGCCCCTC from Cellvibrio japonicus Ueda107 includes:
- a CDS encoding O-antigen ligase family protein, whose translation is MLANVVSRTRREAFCLKWAALGVYLFLSAFFWASGPAPLRGIFYLFLLLPFLAVLPWRRWRLDEYGGYFTLSALVFAAYSVAASLWGRPEDIGFFLKQWVFLAFWLCGIAWLFYHRPVDLQRLYSVVIAVGVVCALVTVYGFFMGANSDPEGRLSGFGLAENSTVVAQIFGVAALLAYIKSLQADSAKLSWLFLGAALVCAWVILLSGSRGAALALVLVALAALVIIRPRPSIWVPQVILGGLVLGAAILSVGVATLLEVRVTAFSLRDVIWRELLQRVPGHLLFGIGYYEDSRILIADVGVFHHAHNSWLDILYYGGALGLLLALWHGVLLARTFSCDRDLLPLYLWWVYGCLCLLTNGSSLLTRPDAQWLMYWVPAGLLAAVVMSRRRCPHP
- a CDS encoding glycosyltransferase family 4 protein — translated: MPAPIKIMILQTRHIESISYLTAGLVSAFPAGQYQVTLVYLEDGAATPEDRLAHQCVFLGLDKTDYKGLRLKAMGKLRPFLQQHHFDVIIANMYKPIHLLMQLRRFVSAPVCIGIIHAFGEFDRLGRRLMMRWWLDKRWHLVGVSEPVRQYLINAGAGVHPGNSAAINNAVDVAAIQHAVLGRVEARERLGLPVDGRVFGTIGRCVKGKRHLELIQAFERFSSARNNVFLAIIGAGELLPSLEQYVRERDLGNKVFLCGYIPRAAGLVRALDVFVFPSESEGFGLALLEAMAAGVPAIVNRVEPLASIVAECGYSVDCANTDTLVQAMDDCYRQSPGELSALGEAHYERVRTHYDIAGFRQAYRALVERLLRGV
- the msbA gene encoding lipid A export permease/ATP-binding protein MsbA, yielding MASKNTSLRPQAETSAWNIYGRLLRYLKPYVFWFCLSVVGYIVYACANVMYSHVMEKLVAAIESDDAAARWWVPTQIVIATLLRGAGMFVGGYFMAKVAFNVVNDLRVQVFNHMTHLPVSAFDARPSGHMISLITYNINGVTVAATDALKKGIREGATVIGLLAWLFYLDWKLTLMFLSVAPIMGLLVTKVAKRLRRLSSKVQDSVGDITQVSSEMINGYKVMRTFGGEAYEQQRFTQASKKNYAQNMKIVITSAANAPVMHLLIAVSMSLLIYAALSFMQLESTAAFIGYITAVGLIVTPIRQLGEVAPMILKGVAAADSVFTLLDEAPEADTGTRTLGRVKGEVEFRDVSFRYPSQERAALSHFNLRVEPGKVVALVGKSGSGKSTLVNLLPRFYDPRSGDILLDSVSIRELRLANLREQIALVNQQVVLFEGSVADNIAYGRREHVSAEQIKQAADLAFVTEFVQNLPQGFDTLIGEGGARLSGGQRQRIAIARAILKDAPILILDEATSALDNESEHMIQAALESVMKGRTTFVVAHRLSTIERADLIVVMADGEIVEQGTHQALLALNGHYARLHSRQFDDDSER
- the hldE gene encoding bifunctional D-glycero-beta-D-manno-heptose-7-phosphate kinase/D-glycero-beta-D-manno-heptose 1-phosphate adenylyltransferase HldE — protein: MQLSMPYFEQAKVLVVGDVMLDRYWHGASSRISPEAPVPVVNISQTEDRPGGAANVALNLAALGCQVTLLGVIGLDEAGMVLEQRLQSTAIVTDFHRSLSKPTITKLRVISRHQQLLRMDFEDRYTWEDSCALAARVESHLDGVDVLILSDYAKGSLQDCQALIQKARSHNIPVLVDPKSSNYQRYQQATLLTPNLHEFEQVVGNCRSERELLDKAREMIDSLQLNALLITRGEQGMTLIRPGHSELHLPARAREVFDVTGAGDTVIAALSGALAAGETLPESVAIANLAAGIVVGKLGTATVSAPELRWAIYAEQGFECGVVTEEQLLLALADVRANGEKIVFTNGCFDIIHAGHVGYLEEARKLGHRLVVAVNSDASVKRLKGDGRPINTLDRRMAVLAGLEAVDWVIGFDEDTPERLIDTLKPDILVKGGDYREDQVVGAPIVKTYGGQVKVLSFFDNCSTTSIVNKIRKNALFN
- a CDS encoding methyl-accepting chemotaxis protein, with translation MALNAAIEAARAGEQGRGFAVVADEVRALARRTQLSTENIKQIVDRLVAGSTQSVAAMGHSRVRVEENVAKSASVEQTFDRIAAAIREINQITGQIASATEEQTRTSESITRQTAQLNDFNRETSLIVNQNRERLGHLEAAFGDLQRALTRFREG
- a CDS encoding iron-containing alcohol dehydrogenase is translated as MQNFMFSNPTKILFGEGQIQALADLIPTHARVLLTYGGGSIKKNGVYDQVVNALTGKTWFEFSGIEPNPHYETLMKAVDLVKQEKIDFLLPVGGGSVIDGTKLIAAAVNFDGEPWDILAKHAPFHSALPIGCVLTLPATGTESNGNSVVTKAATQEKLSFGSPLVYPQFAILDPTTTYSLPPRQIANGVVDAFVHIMEQYLTYPVDAKVQDRFAEGLLMTLIEEGPRALEEPTNYNIRANVMWAATMALNGLIGVGVPQDWATHMIGHELTAMHGLDHAQTLAVVLPAVMQHQRGPKRDKLLQYGRRVWGLDLSDEDALIDAAIAQTRQFFEAMGTPTRLQGYGVGRESIPKLVDMLVKHQLIALGEHGLITPEASREILELAA
- a CDS encoding Rieske (2Fe-2S) protein — encoded protein: MSEEFTVLCALADIPAGGCRGFSEQRLFAVRSSAGDRVFIYNNQCPHLGIPLEWVEHQFLDPSGSMIQCANHAALFVIDSGQCVSGPCAGQKLTAIPCRIEGNNILIRRVVSTVNNA
- a CDS encoding S1C family serine protease; this translates as MTLWRWLVLTFLTGASALSASVQAFSTDDERNSMEVFETARPSVVFVTNQQLARDPYSFDLITVPRGSGTGFVWDSKGYIVTNFHVVEGARQITITLQDQSNWPAEVVGLAPERDIAVLRIKAPEDRLKPLPLGDSANLRVGRKVLAIGNPFGLDATLTTGVVSALGREITSPNQRKITNVIQTDAAINPGNSGGPLLNSQGELIGVNTMIYSPSGASAGIGFAIPVNTVKEVVPELIKHGRLVRPVLGIAVAPEQWARQIGVEGVPILRVEPNSPAAAAGLEGAKRNAWGQITLGDVIVAIGDTPTTNDDQLLSALEKYKPGDQVNVSVVRSGKLITRSLRLAAPRQHSS